The DNA sequence AGAACTGCAAATCCTGAGAATTTAACGATTGTGAGAACAACATTCCGCAACAAGTCGGAAAAGGGATTATCACCTGAAACAGTACAAATCATGCTGAAAAATACGGATCTCTTCGATGCTCGCAGGAATCCTTCCGTCCCCGGTCTTTCTCATAAGTTTGAAGTACAAAATAAAGGAATGGTTGTTTATGACCATGCGAGTGGTTTAATGTGGCAGCAGTCAGGTTCACAGGATGATATGAATTATGAAAAAGCAAAGGATTATGTTTCCAAACTGAACTCTGAACAATTTTCCGGCTATAATGACTGGCGTTTACCAACCCTGGAAGAAGCTATGTCTTTGATGGAGCCAACACACAAGAATGGTGATTTACATATTGACCAAGTGTTTGATCCGTATCAGGTGAGAATTTGGACATCTGATTTTAGAAAAGACTCGATGGTCTGGGTTGTTAGGTTTGATTCAGGTTATTGTGACTATACCTATAACGATGGCAACATCAATTACTCTGTCCGTGCTGTTCGGTGAGAACAATTGATCATCTGTATATTTGAACATCTCAAATCTATTATTGTTCATGATATCTCCTTCCTGAGCGGTCTAACGATGAGGTTTCCTGCCACCATGGATTGCAGCTCGTCATGAATTGCAGCAAAATAGTGGCCAGGTAGAGGGCTTTATCAGCACTACAAGTGGAAATCTCCTGCTGCCTCTGGCTGGTAAAGTATTTTCTTTATGGAAATGCTTCTCTGCCCGGACGGAACCTTCCATTCGATAATATCTCCTTCTCTGTAGCCCAGGATTGCCGTCCCAATGGGGGCAAGAACTGAAATTGACCCAGATTCAATATCCGCATCTTTTGGAAAAACCAGGGTATAAGTCATTTCTTCAGACGTATCAGTGTCGTGAAGAAGAACCCTTGAATTCATGGTAACTACGTTGGATGGCACCTCTTTGGAAGATATAATCCTGGCACGTTCCAGCTCTTTTTGCAAATCCTGTAAATCTTGTCTGCTGTGGCCCCCGAAGGTTTCAGCAACCTCGATGAGTTCGTCAAGTCGATCCTTGTCGAATTTTGTAATAAAGATCTCTCTTTGTTTCATGATTGCCTCCAAAATTTTATGCTAATACGATTTGACTTCATCCGGTATTCGGGCATTAAACCAGTAATTTACATATCTACGGTTTTTGTCGATTATCTTTTCTTGTTCCGAAATTCAATTTTGCCAATGGCTGTGAGAATGATCCATGTCAGAACGACACTCAACGTCGCCAACCACCAGCGGCCCACCCCTACAGCTACGCCGACTGCCGCTGTCAGCCAGATACCAGCCGCCGTTGTTAACCCTGTAATCTCACGTTCCTTGGTCAGCTTGAGAATGGCTCCCCCTCCAATAAAACCAATACCGGTGGCAAGCCCTTGAATTACGCGTGATAAATCGCTCGAAGACATCCCGAACTCTAAGGAAATAAGCACGAAGAGGGACGCTCCCAGAGCGACCAGCATATGCGTTCGTAAGCCTGCCGCTTTGCCCGCGCTCTCACGCTGGATTCCTATTACCGCGCCCAATATTGCAGCAGCTGCCAGCCGGATGGCTACGCGAGCTATTTGCGCTGTGTCCGGCAATTCGGTAGCTAGTTCTTTCAGAAGGGCTTCCATTGCTATCCCTTTCTTGTCCAATAAGAATCAGTTTATTTCCATAATCTCATAAGGGATTATACACCTTCTATAAATATCTGCATATACCTTGTAAAGTCAAGTAAATTAACGTATAGAGACAGATTGCTGTAAATGATTAATCTCTGCCGAGAGTCTTTTGTAACGGAAAGGTCCTGCTAACGGGAAGGTTATGTTCAAAATTATGGATAAGTTTTACCACTAACGGTGCAAGGACAATCAGTGCAATAAGGTTTGGTACTGCCATCAATCCATTCAGGATGTCGGCTATACCCCATACTGCATCGAGCTTCATCAATGCTCCAATCAATACAAACGGCAGCCATAAGAACCGGTATGCGTATCTGACAATACGTCCATGTCCTAAGAGATAAGCAGCACAAGTCTCTCCATAGAAACACCAGGCGATGTTTGTATCATAAGCCGTAAGCACCATACAAAACGCAACCAGGGCGGATCCAAATTTTAGACCAAAGAGTGATGAAAAACCATGGATCGTAAGCGATGCTCCGGTTTCACCAGACGACCATGCACCCGTGAGAATAATTACCAGTGCCGTTGCTGAGCACATGATAATGGTATCGACAAATACCTCCATCATGCCCCAGAATGCCTGACGAATCGGATGATCGGTTTTGGCGGTTGCGTGTGCAATCGGGGCGCTACCAAGCCCTGCTTCATTACTAAAAGTTCCCCGCGATATTCCATAGCGAATCGCCTGCATGATCGTTGCGCCGGCAAACCCTCCGATTGCAGCTCTCGGATGGAATGCATCGTGGATAATCATAGCCAGTACCGAAGGTATATAGTTTATTTTCCAGATAATAATTGCGGCAGCACCGAGCATATACAGGACACACATAACCGGCACACAGAACATTGCCACATGTGCAATTCTCTTTATACCTCCAATAGTTACCAACCCTACGAAAACCAGTAATCCAATGCCGGTTATCCAGGAAGGGATATTGAAGTATCGTAATCCTTCTGCTACAGAATTTGCCTGGACCATATTCCCTATCCCAAAAGCTGCCAGTGCACCAAATAATGCAAAAGCAAAAGCGAGCCATCTCCATCGGAATCCCATACCCCGGCTGATGTACATCATAGGACCGCCGATCATTGGCCCACCCGGTTCCCTTGTTCTGTAATGAATACCGAGGGCTACTTCAAAGAATTTGGTTCCCATTCCTACAATTCCGGAAATCCACATCCAGAAGATTGCACCGGGTCCTCCTGCGGCAATTGCTGTGGCCACTCCAGCAATGTTTCCAACCCCTACCGTTCCTCCCATCGCAACGTTTAATGCCTGAAATGGGCTAATATCACCTTCGCCTGACGATTCCTTGCGGAACGTCCTTATAAACGTTTCACGCCACATCCGCATAAATTTTCGTATCTGAATAAAACGGCTCAAAACGGTTAAAAAGAGTCCTATTCCAACAATGGTAACCACCATCGGAAGACCCCAGATGAAGGTATTTATTCCATGAATTACTTCTATTAATTTTTCCATAGATGTTATTTGTTGTTAGAAGTGGATTTCCAAATTTATTTGGAATGAGCTATAAAACTATCAGTGCCAGGTGGTCTGTCGTTTCGCTCATAACATGGCCACATCTTAACTATTTTGAGCACAAAGTCAATAATTAAATAGTATGGCATTTCTGAAATTAGATCACCGATTTTAGGTATTACACGATCAGTACGAGGATACTTTTATAAGCAATCTGTTGCCTTAAGAATGACCAATGATAATCGGTGATGGAATGAGTACTTTATTGTCTGAGCATAAATGCCTTGCCAAAAAGGTTGTTTTTGCAGAGGATGCTTTTATCGTTTACCTTAACGAGCGATATTATATTATAGAATGATTCGGAAATCTTCCGTGGTTTAAAGGAGATTTAGATATTATCAGAAAGTAGACAAACTAAGCCTTCGGCGACTTTTTATAACACCGGTGTAGGGGCAGGTTTTAAACCTGCCCCTATAACAAAACATTGAAATTCCTATACATTCCATGAGATTGTAAACCAGGATATACCATAATTCTGATGAATTTATCTCTATAAGAATAATTGAAATCAGAGAAAAAGAGGTTGGAAAGGTAGAAAGTTTCGTTATACTCAATTTCCCGTTAATAATTCCCGCATAAACAGATACCTGAAATCCAACTTTAATTTTGAGTAACTACTACACTGTCAACTTAATTTATCATAATAGACTCTCTCGTATGTGTCATTGCGAGGGGTATTTTCCCGAAGCAATCTCTTTTGAAATATCCAGGGGATTGCTTCGGACAATACCCTCGCAATGACACAGCCATATGCAGTTGAACCGATACAAATCGTATTATCATGAATTATATTGACAGTGTACTACAATACAAAGTTAATAACGGCCGCCGCGCCAGGGAACCCTTTGCCCGCCTTTTGGGGGTGCTTTAGAATGAGCAATCTCCGAAATAACAACCTCTTGTCCCTCTTTTACATCACCTTCTAAAATCTGGGTAAAATGGTCATCACCAATTCCCAGCTTTACAGCTACTTGTCTCAATTTCCCCTGTTCTAAGATCCAGATATGTGTGCTTGTTTTCTTGGCAAATTTCCTTTCAACTAAGGTCTTTTTATCTATTTCGCCTTTTAAAACCTCCGAGGGAGTATACCGTAATGCGGCATTAGGAATTCTCAGAACATTTTCTGCCCTGGCTACCAGGATGGAAGTATTTGCCGTCATTCCGGGCAAAAGCTTAAGCTCTGTATTATTAACATTAATTATCGTATTATAGGTTACAACGTTTTGGAAGATAATAGGGGACATACGGATCTCGATCACCTTGCCCTCAAAAACGTCCTCAGGAAAAGCATCTACCGTAAACTTTGCATCCTGCCCTACCCTGACCATACCGATATCAGCCTCATCAACATTGGTATTTACCTGCATATGCACCAGATCTGCAGCAATAGTAAATAATGTGGGAGTCTGAAAGCTTGCAGCTACGGTCTGCCCTACATCAACATCCCTCGATATCACGACACCATCTAATGGTGAAATGATTATGGTATGTTCTAAATCCGTTTTTGCAACTCCCAGCGAAGCTTTTGCTTGCAATACCTGTGCTTCTGCTAATTTCACATCAGCTAAATTCGCTTCATAGGTTGCCCGCGCTGCATCAAAATCAGTGTCTGAAATTATCTTTTTTTCGAACAGCTCTTTTAAGCGACGGTAATTTCTCTTGCTATTTTTCAAATTCACCTTCGACTTCTCAAGACTAGCTGTAGCAATGGCAAGGGTCGCTTCCGCATTTTTCACCCGGTGCTCAAAAGGGGTTGGTTCGATCTGTGCAACAATCTGCCCTGCTTTCACCTCAGAATTAAAATCGGCATACAGTTTGGTTATAAGGCCTGAAACCTGGCTGCCAATTATTACCGTTCTTACAGGATTTACGGTTCCGGTTGCAGTAACATACTTGCTAATATTACCTCTATCAATCTTTTCTGTCTTGTATTGAATAGTGTCTTTACTGTTAAAGAAATACAGATATCCTATTACCAGAGTAATGAGGCAAAAAATGCCGATAATATACTTTTTCATGAAATAGTATTTACCTTTAAGAAAACAACAAGGAGCTCATAATCGAGGTTAAGAAAATAGCGTATTGAGAAATTGAAGGAATGGAGATTTCTCATGGCCTCAACTTTCCCTCTTCTGCAATTTTTACCTGTTTTCTCATTGATTTAAACTCTCATATTTGGAAAGGAATTTTTGCAACAAAGCTAACCAATACTACACATAGCGAATAACCCTTATCTTGCCAGTTTCATTTCCACCCTGTTCGATTTTTAAGGCCCCCAGATGCACTGTTATTATCTTATGAGTATCCTGTACCGGTGTAAAGAGCGTTAATGTTTCCGTAATAGGGTCTAAATCAACAATTGTGCCCAGTCCCAGGGTGTTATTTCTCTTATCATGTAAGCCGACAAGGAGGTCTTTTAATTCAGATTTATTGATACATATCACGGTAGCAATTCCAAAAAATTTTTTCAATTTATCTGCCGGTAGTATCGTATCAGCATGATCTGCTACTATTAATAGTTCAGATCCGCTCTTTTCCATGTACCAGTAATCAGAAATATTTGCAAGAATTTCTTTTGGTACGTCAGCAGGGTATACCCTTTGGCCGGCACCCAGGATAGAGGAGGGGAATACAAGTTTGGTAACAGGATACTGTATTACCCTTGCTCGTTTGAAGTACGCCCGGTATTTCTCGCTTCTGTATTTCTGCCTTTCAGCTTGCGAACGCACTATCACGTGCTTTGAACTTGCAAGCCGTATGATCTGCCAGCCCATTCTCTCATATCCTCTCAAAAGATGCTCAATCTCTCCCTGCGCCTGTAATGCAATAATCCATTGAGGTTTGAGCATTTCTATCTTGTAGAATTTCAGAATACGGGCAACGGGGCCATCGATAAAACCCGTCGTGTCTATCAGGGCAATTTCCGAACCCTGTTGAAAACAGGCGTCCACCATGATTCTTAATGCATGGAGGGTCTGCAACAAAAAACCTTCCGGTGAAGTATTTCCTACAAAGTGCAAGCCGTTGGGACGTGAATAATCATCGGGATAGGGAGGATCATGAAAAACCTTCATCGATACCGTAGTTGGCAGGCCTAAAGTGGATTGTCCTAAATCACTATCGACATATCCAACGCATATTTTAGATGCCGTCCATTTCCGGACCAGAAATTTACAGAAGGTGCTTTTGCCACTATTAACACTACCGAGAACGATACAGGTTTTTGCATTCTGTTTTATCTGGTCTGCAACAAGCTCCCACTCTTTTGAAATACAGATATTGTCCATTATTCATTATCAAATTTTATATCTTTAACCTCCAGTTCAAGGTTATCACCATCCATCCAATTATTTATTTTTACGGCGAAGGCAAGAGAACATGTCCTCCCGTTTTGTCTCAGTCTGTCTATTTGTCCGCCCATCCCAAAAGCTACAGCCCTGATAGCAACATCTTCCTGTTTCACATAAAAGCTCAGGTGTTGCCCCTTTGTGCCAATACGACGTGGCTGACCGACAATTTTTAAATTTGTGGCAGCAAACACAGGGGCAGGGTTCCCTTCGCCGTAGGGGGACAGACGTGCAAGTTCTGTCACTAATGCCTTCGATAGCATCGAAAGGGTAATTTCTGCATCAATATTCAAGACGGGTACCAGATCTGTCTTGTGAAGCCTTTGAGATGTCGCGCTGTTGAGCATATCACGAAATTCATTGATGTGTTGAGGATGTATCTTTAATCCGGCAGCCTGTGCATGACCCCCTACCGAAAGCAACTTACTCTTACAAAACTCCAGGGCTTTCAGTATGTGGAATGATGGAATGGAACGTGCAGAGCCATGACCCACATCATCAGCAATAGCAATCATTACCGTGGGACGGTTAAACTCTTCCACAATTTTCGAGGCAATAATTCCTATAACTCCAGGATGCCAGGCCTGGTCTGCCAATACGATAGCGCTCGTTTCATCCAGGTTTATTTCATTAATAACCTTCTTTCTTGCCGATACCATGATATCAACCTGGATGTCTTGCCGTCTCTTATTCTCCTGTTCCAGAAAATTGGCAATCTCTATGGCCCTTTCTTTACACGCCGTAGTTAACATCTCCACCACAATACCGGCATTACTTATACGACCCGGGGCGTTCAGGCGGGGACCCAACCGATATCCCACATGAAAGACATCAAGGTTGGTATGGGAAAGGTCTGCGATATCGAGAAGTGCCCGCAGACCCGGAATTTCAGTATATTGCAATGCGCTAAGTCCGTATTTTGTCAGGATACGGTTTTCACCCACCAGCGGTACTACATCAGCAATCGTACCCAATGATACTAACCCTATTGCGCTAAGGAGAAAATCTTTGAATTCCGGAGATACCTTCTTGAGAGGAGAAAAATATTGCCCGATAGCCCATGCAAGCTTAAAAGCAATGCCAACTCCGGAAAGATCTCTGAAGACGCCCGGAGATGACTCCAATTTCGGATTGATCACCGCAAAAGCATTAGGTATTTCCTGGCCAGGTTGATGGTGATCAGTAATAATCAGATCAATACCATACGCATGTGCGATATCTGCCTCACGGCAGGCATTGATACCACAATCTACGGTCAGAATAACATCAGCTCCATCCTCTTTTAATCTTCTAATGGCATCTGCATTGAGACCATACCCCTCTTCCAGTCTTTCAGGGATATAATAACGTACCTGCGCTCCTAATAGTTTCAGGCAACGATACATGACCGCAGTAGCTGTTAGTCCGTCAACATCGTAATCACCATAGATAACAATCTTCTCCCCTTTACTTACAGCTTTATTAATTCGAATAGATGCCTCTTCCATGCCGTGAAGGAGAGAAGGGTCTCCTAATCCCGCAATTTGCGGCTGAAGAAAGTTTCTCGCCGATGTAATATCCAGTATCCCGCGATTGATAAGAACTTGTGCCAACAAATGTGATATTTTAAGTTTACTTGCAATCTCTATCTGTAACACCTTATTGAGGGGAAAAAATATCCACCTTTTACTCATAATATATTTTACTCATAGAAGAAAAGGAAATGTTAGCAATAGCAAAATTTCCGAATGTTTACTTATTATAGATAATCAATACAAACTTTCTTGTTTTAATGGTTTATGACTTATTTTTTCTGTTTTGATGTCTTACCATTTTACTTGGATTCCCAAGCCTTTCAAGAAAATTTCATTATTTTTACCTTGAAGATTATATTTTATCTTCCTCAGTTGGGTCAACACAAAATCTTTTTATTGAAAAACAGATAGCTATGTGATAGCATTTTTCCAGTTGAATAGCGCCTAAAATGTTTTGTAGCTGATGAGTACTAGCAGGTAATATCCCTAAAATATAGACTCGGTAACGAGCGATTATAAAACTCTATAAACAATGTAATACGTGCTTAACACATCAGATTTTATTCTATCACCCCTGCACAGCGTATCTTCTTTAATGCCTTTTATTTCACAAAATCAATTGAGGGACCGATGATAAGGAATTCGCTTTTCCGTGAGTGTGCCAAGTTATTATCTTTTGCAAAACCCTATTGGAGAATTATGATATTGGCCATTATCAGTATGATACTATATACATCGGCAAATGGCATTCAGATATCACTGATCAAACCTATCCTGGACAAATTGCTTCATGGGGAAGCACAAGAAATGACTGACTTGCCAAAGATAGATATAGATCAACCGGTACAGGACCAGAAAAGTTCTTCTCCTGCCAGGCAGTTTAAAGAACAGGTCTTCAATAAATTTACCTTTATCGAAAGAGCGCAGAAACGTGCAACAGGTTCATTTACCAGTATCGGCATAGTAATGGCAATCCTCGCTCCCATTATTTTCCTGTCATCTTATTTTCAGCAATATTTCAGAAACCTTATCATGTGGGCTGTGATTGTGGATATTCGAAATAAGGTATGTGACCATCTGCTGCCTCAACCCCTCAGTTTTTTTGAAAACAGAAAGAGTGGTGATTTGCTGTCGAGATTAACAAATGATATGGCCGTTACACAATCCGGACTCACCATTCTTTTTGATGAAATATTGCTTCAGCCCATGAAACTGATATGTGGATTGGTCTTAGCATTTTATTTTAGTTGGAAGCTGTCGTTATTCACCCTGATTGTTTTTCCCATCGTATTCTTCCCGGTACTGATCATGGGCAAGAAGATTAAAAAACACGGCAAAGGGAGCCTCCGGCATCTCTCCGATCTTACGGATGCCTTACGTGAAATGTTTGCAGGTATTCGGATTGTAAAGGCATTCAAAATGGAAGATGAAGAGAGCCGGGAGATACACACGATCAGTGAACGCTTCTACAAAAAAAGGTTAAAAATGGTTAAGGCAAAGGCACTCAATACCAGCACCAGTGAGTTCGTCTATACCTTAGGGCTTGCTGCTTTAATTGCTTTTGGCGGTTATGTAGTCATATCAAAAAAAATCACCCCTGGAGAACTTGCAGGGTTTATTACTGCTACCGGTTTTATGGTAATTACTTCAGTAAAGAAATTGGCAAAGGGTTACGCAAGCCTGCAGGAATCGCTTTCCGGTGTAAGCAGGGTCTTTGAGCTATTGACAATAGAGCCAGATATAAAAGACCATCCTGAAGCTGTGCATCTCGATAGAATAGAAGAAGGCATCTCCTTTAAGAATGTAAGCTTTTCATATGATGGCAGTAAAGAATTTAAATTGAAAGATATATGCCTTACGATTTATAAAGGGGAGGTTATTGCCATTGTAGGTGAAAGCGGGGCAGGTAAGACCAGTCTTATAAATTTAATACCGCGTTTCTATGATCCTGTCGAAGGTAGTATCGAAATTGATGGAATAGATATACGGCAGATCAAACGAGAGTCGCTTCTTTCTCATATTGCGATTGTAGCCCAGCAGACCTTTCTTTTTAATCGTAGTTTTTATGAGAATATTCTCTATGGAAAAAGGGATGCCTCGATAGCTGACGTTCATGCTGCGGCACAAGCTGCCCACATTCACGACTTCATTATGGGACTTCCCAAAGGTTATGATACGGTGGTAGGTGAATTGGGAGTGAAATTATCAGGAGGACAACGCCAGCGAATTGCCATTGCCCGCGCCATACTAAAAAATGCTCCTATTTTACTCCTGGATGAAGCAACTTCATCCCTGGATTATACATCTGAGAAGCTGGTACAGGATGCATTAAACAATCTGATTACCGGCAGAACAACCATTATTATTGCCCACCGCCTCTCCACGGTACAACATTGTAACAGAATCGTTGTAATGAAACATGGACGTATCATAGAAGTAGGCAATCATGAGTCCCTCATGTCGGAAGAAGGGGAATATAAACGTGTCTATCAGCTACATTTTAATACAATCTCTCTATGAAAATACTTGTTATTGGCTCTGACGGCATGCTGGGTAGATATCTTGTTAACTATTTGTCCAATCTCTCTCATTCCAAAAGTATTTCTGAAGTAATGGGTGTAAACCATAAGCAGATGGATATTACTCATGATTCAGATACCTCCAGACTCATCGCTCAAATCAAGCCAAATACTATTATCAATTGTGCAGCATTTACAAATGTAGATGCATGTGAAACACAGATTTCTGAGGCCTTTGCCGTTAACGCTACTGGAGTAAAAAATATAGCATTGGCCGCAAAACATGCAGAGGCAAAGGTTATCCAGGTAAGTACTGATTATGTATTTGATGGCACGAAAAATGAGCCTTATATCGAAACGGATCAAACAAATCCCATATCGGTTTATGGTAAATCGAAACTAGCAGGAGAGTTGGCTATACAGGAGATATTGGATAATTACATTATTATCAGAACAGCATGGCTCTTTGGTCCGTGGAGAAGAAATTTCGTAACTACCATGCTCGATCTTGGAAAAAAGAACCGCTCGGTGTCCGTTGTAACTGATCAGTATGGAAGCCCTACGTATACAGCAAACTTATCGCATGCAATAGGAACAATTATTTCGCTGGACCTTCGGGGCCTCTATCATATAACAAATTCAGGGACTTGTTCACGGTATGAATGGGCAAAGAGGATCTTCGAATTAACCGATAGCTCTGTATCGGTACTTCCGGTGAAAACTGCTGATTACAAACGTGCCGCAATGGTTCCTCAAAATTCTTCTCTCAACTGCACTAAATATGCC is a window from the Candidatus Jettenia sp. genome containing:
- a CDS encoding sodium:alanine symporter family protein; this translates as MEKLIEVIHGINTFIWGLPMVVTIVGIGLFLTVLSRFIQIRKFMRMWRETFIRTFRKESSGEGDISPFQALNVAMGGTVGVGNIAGVATAIAAGGPGAIFWMWISGIVGMGTKFFEVALGIHYRTREPGGPMIGGPMMYISRGMGFRWRWLAFAFALFGALAAFGIGNMVQANSVAEGLRYFNIPSWITGIGLLVFVGLVTIGGIKRIAHVAMFCVPVMCVLYMLGAAAIIIWKINYIPSVLAMIIHDAFHPRAAIGGFAGATIMQAIRYGISRGTFSNEAGLGSAPIAHATAKTDHPIRQAFWGMMEVFVDTIIMCSATALVIILTGAWSSGETGASLTIHGFSSLFGLKFGSALVAFCMVLTAYDTNIAWCFYGETCAAYLLGHGRIVRYAYRFLWLPFVLIGALMKLDAVWGIADILNGLMAVPNLIALIVLAPLVVKLIHNFEHNLPVSRTFPLQKTLGRD
- the rfbD gene encoding dTDP-4-dehydrorhamnose reductase; translation: MKILVIGSDGMLGRYLVNYLSNLSHSKSISEVMGVNHKQMDITHDSDTSRLIAQIKPNTIINCAAFTNVDACETQISEAFAVNATGVKNIALAAKHAEAKVIQVSTDYVFDGTKNEPYIETDQTNPISVYGKSKLAGELAIQEILDNYIIIRTAWLFGPWRRNFVTTMLDLGKKNRSVSVVTDQYGSPTYTANLSHAIGTIISLDLRGLYHITNSGTCSRYEWAKRIFELTDSSVSVLPVKTADYKRAAMVPQNSSLNCTKYAQDSGQTMKPWQEALKEYLDKNL
- the rnk gene encoding nucleoside diphosphate kinase regulator, which codes for MKQREIFITKFDKDRLDELIEVAETFGGHSRQDLQDLQKELERARIISSKEVPSNVVTMNSRVLLHDTDTSEEMTYTLVFPKDADIESGSISVLAPIGTAILGYREGDIIEWKVPSGQRSISIKKILYQPEAAGDFHL
- a CDS encoding ABC transporter ATP-binding protein/permease, which translates into the protein MIRNSLFRECAKLLSFAKPYWRIMILAIISMILYTSANGIQISLIKPILDKLLHGEAQEMTDLPKIDIDQPVQDQKSSSPARQFKEQVFNKFTFIERAQKRATGSFTSIGIVMAILAPIIFLSSYFQQYFRNLIMWAVIVDIRNKVCDHLLPQPLSFFENRKSGDLLSRLTNDMAVTQSGLTILFDEILLQPMKLICGLVLAFYFSWKLSLFTLIVFPIVFFPVLIMGKKIKKHGKGSLRHLSDLTDALREMFAGIRIVKAFKMEDEESREIHTISERFYKKRLKMVKAKALNTSTSEFVYTLGLAALIAFGGYVVISKKITPGELAGFITATGFMVITSVKKLAKGYASLQESLSGVSRVFELLTIEPDIKDHPEAVHLDRIEEGISFKNVSFSYDGSKEFKLKDICLTIYKGEVIAIVGESGAGKTSLINLIPRFYDPVEGSIEIDGIDIRQIKRESLLSHIAIVAQQTFLFNRSFYENILYGKRDASIADVHAAAQAAHIHDFIMGLPKGYDTVVGELGVKLSGGQRQRIAIARAILKNAPILLLDEATSSLDYTSEKLVQDALNNLITGRTTIIIAHRLSTVQHCNRIVVMKHGRIIEVGNHESLMSEEGEYKRVYQLHFNTISL
- a CDS encoding efflux RND transporter periplasmic adaptor subunit — translated: MKKYIIGIFCLITLVIGYLYFFNSKDTIQYKTEKIDRGNISKYVTATGTVNPVRTVIIGSQVSGLITKLYADFNSEVKAGQIVAQIEPTPFEHRVKNAEATLAIATASLEKSKVNLKNSKRNYRRLKELFEKKIISDTDFDAARATYEANLADVKLAEAQVLQAKASLGVAKTDLEHTIIISPLDGVVISRDVDVGQTVAASFQTPTLFTIAADLVHMQVNTNVDEADIGMVRVGQDAKFTVDAFPEDVFEGKVIEIRMSPIIFQNVVTYNTIINVNNTELKLLPGMTANTSILVARAENVLRIPNAALRYTPSEVLKGEIDKKTLVERKFAKKTSTHIWILEQGKLRQVAVKLGIGDDHFTQILEGDVKEGQEVVISEIAHSKAPPKGGQRVPWRGGRY
- a CDS encoding DUF1566 domain-containing protein; this encodes MKKEYKQDIPNQEKPQHGSTNRKRNRLLYLLLSIPIPIIIGLFVMTIVNKEATVSHLKRTANPENLTIVRTTFRNKSEKGLSPETVQIMLKNTDLFDARRNPSVPGLSHKFEVQNKGMVVYDHASGLMWQQSGSQDDMNYEKAKDYVSKLNSEQFSGYNDWRLPTLEEAMSLMEPTHKNGDLHIDQVFDPYQVRIWTSDFRKDSMVWVVRFDSGYCDYTYNDGNINYSVRAVR
- a CDS encoding MgtC/SapB family protein produces the protein MEALLKELATELPDTAQIARVAIRLAAAAILGAVIGIQRESAGKAAGLRTHMLVALGASLFVLISLEFGMSSSDLSRVIQGLATGIGFIGGGAILKLTKEREITGLTTAAGIWLTAAVGVAVGVGRWWLATLSVVLTWIILTAIGKIEFRNKKR
- the recJ gene encoding single-stranded-DNA-specific exonuclease RecJ codes for the protein MSKRWIFFPLNKVLQIEIASKLKISHLLAQVLINRGILDITSARNFLQPQIAGLGDPSLLHGMEEASIRINKAVSKGEKIVIYGDYDVDGLTATAVMYRCLKLLGAQVRYYIPERLEEGYGLNADAIRRLKEDGADVILTVDCGINACREADIAHAYGIDLIITDHHQPGQEIPNAFAVINPKLESSPGVFRDLSGVGIAFKLAWAIGQYFSPLKKVSPEFKDFLLSAIGLVSLGTIADVVPLVGENRILTKYGLSALQYTEIPGLRALLDIADLSHTNLDVFHVGYRLGPRLNAPGRISNAGIVVEMLTTACKERAIEIANFLEQENKRRQDIQVDIMVSARKKVINEINLDETSAIVLADQAWHPGVIGIIASKIVEEFNRPTVMIAIADDVGHGSARSIPSFHILKALEFCKSKLLSVGGHAQAAGLKIHPQHINEFRDMLNSATSQRLHKTDLVPVLNIDAEITLSMLSKALVTELARLSPYGEGNPAPVFAATNLKIVGQPRRIGTKGQHLSFYVKQEDVAIRAVAFGMGGQIDRLRQNGRTCSLAFAVKINNWMDGDNLELEVKDIKFDNE